One segment of Formicincola oecophyllae DNA contains the following:
- a CDS encoding FUSC family protein encodes MLRAAQAFTSLFNAPSPTGAGRGSALAQALWRRPLLLFPPGFLFCTRSAFGCLLALGIAYQMEMTSPGWAPLIAWAVSLTSWGQSFSKAYWCFMGTLLGAVLAVVLMAAIPQAAWLFFPALGAVLGLCMFCASLAGNFRAYGWGLAGFTCAIIAMDAAPDAPSVFMTAMARVTNITLGVACEAFAGFVFSRDPAAAARLGLRATLELNMRRTCTVLCQALANQPNALELAEDEIAGILGFDSKVEFLAIEMGRAGHVGSHARASLAALAGALAGLFGGGHDFPKAPQAMVAAVAREGDPYAPAPISAPTPTGTPPNQQPQRQEADFYQSAPDIGQLVARVSAAIAALPAHLDDQADPALVLRALRAECLRQSVWMAENPALPHTGRDGLALAILANLLDDLAAATDQFRACFGLKTMGGESYRYARASWRDPVLGVQNALKIFSAIMFTGMVWEVTAWPFGKMCVAFTAIICCLFGASPTPQTGSFAFLIGTIAAACSAFMLDMLFIPMAADVYEAQALEFLVALLIGCTIRVSARTAVVGIAYGFMLFPMTVASNQGVTTALAYFNKTQAMVLAATVAVWVFRVVLPFRVKRAALRVRASMMAELRRLVTGPDTTAVEDAWVSRSLDRFSALSTPAELKESPALRAWLFGLLATLALGIHVVRLRYLVKRPGVPEAAQNEIEALLHSMANHPTETMVAARYAAAARLALMPAGALAEVPPTELTPAQRLARLDKAALSGCLLVVERLLLENRAFLDLSDSFG; translated from the coding sequence TTGCTGAGGGCTGCCCAGGCGTTCACGTCCCTTTTCAACGCGCCCAGCCCTACTGGCGCAGGGCGGGGCAGCGCCTTGGCCCAGGCCCTGTGGCGCAGGCCGCTGCTGCTTTTCCCGCCAGGGTTCCTGTTCTGCACCCGCAGCGCCTTCGGGTGCCTGCTGGCGCTGGGCATCGCTTACCAAATGGAGATGACAAGCCCAGGCTGGGCGCCGCTGATCGCCTGGGCGGTTTCACTAACGTCCTGGGGGCAAAGTTTCTCCAAGGCCTATTGGTGCTTCATGGGAACGTTGCTGGGCGCTGTGCTGGCTGTGGTGCTGATGGCGGCCATCCCCCAGGCGGCCTGGCTGTTCTTTCCAGCCCTTGGGGCTGTTCTGGGGCTGTGCATGTTCTGCGCCAGCCTGGCTGGCAATTTCAGGGCCTATGGTTGGGGGCTGGCTGGCTTTACCTGTGCCATCATCGCTATGGACGCTGCCCCTGACGCCCCCTCCGTGTTCATGACGGCCATGGCGCGCGTGACCAACATCACCCTTGGGGTGGCGTGTGAGGCCTTCGCTGGCTTCGTGTTCAGCCGCGACCCGGCAGCCGCAGCCCGGCTGGGCCTGCGCGCCACGCTGGAGCTGAACATGCGCCGCACCTGCACCGTTCTATGCCAGGCGCTGGCCAACCAGCCCAACGCCCTGGAGCTGGCTGAGGACGAAATCGCCGGCATTCTGGGTTTTGACAGCAAGGTGGAGTTCCTGGCTATTGAGATGGGGCGCGCTGGCCATGTGGGCAGCCACGCGCGCGCTTCCCTGGCGGCCTTGGCTGGCGCGCTGGCGGGGCTTTTCGGTGGCGGCCACGACTTTCCCAAAGCCCCCCAGGCCATGGTGGCCGCTGTGGCGCGTGAAGGCGACCCTTACGCCCCAGCCCCTATCAGCGCCCCTACGCCAACAGGTACACCCCCCAACCAGCAGCCCCAGCGCCAGGAGGCTGACTTCTACCAAAGCGCGCCAGACATCGGCCAGCTTGTAGCGCGCGTCAGTGCCGCCATCGCTGCTCTGCCAGCCCATTTGGACGACCAGGCAGACCCGGCCCTGGTGCTGCGCGCCCTGCGGGCAGAATGCCTACGCCAAAGCGTTTGGATGGCTGAAAACCCCGCCCTACCCCACACAGGGCGGGACGGCCTGGCGCTGGCTATCCTGGCCAATTTGCTGGATGACCTAGCTGCTGCCACAGACCAGTTCAGGGCGTGCTTCGGCCTCAAGACCATGGGGGGGGAAAGCTACCGCTACGCCCGCGCCAGCTGGCGCGACCCCGTACTTGGGGTGCAGAACGCGCTCAAGATCTTCAGTGCCATCATGTTCACAGGCATGGTGTGGGAGGTCACAGCGTGGCCCTTCGGCAAAATGTGCGTGGCCTTCACCGCCATTATCTGCTGCCTGTTCGGCGCCAGCCCAACGCCGCAGACGGGCAGCTTCGCCTTCCTCATCGGCACTATCGCTGCTGCGTGCTCCGCCTTCATGCTGGACATGCTGTTCATCCCCATGGCGGCGGACGTGTATGAGGCCCAGGCGCTGGAGTTCCTGGTGGCGCTTTTGATTGGCTGCACCATCCGCGTTTCGGCCCGCACCGCCGTGGTGGGCATTGCCTATGGCTTTATGCTGTTCCCCATGACGGTGGCCAGCAACCAGGGCGTGACCACGGCGCTGGCCTATTTCAACAAAACGCAGGCCATGGTGCTGGCGGCCACGGTGGCTGTGTGGGTATTCAGGGTGGTGCTGCCGTTCCGCGTCAAGCGCGCAGCACTGCGCGTGCGGGCCTCCATGATGGCCGAACTGCGCCGCCTAGTCACGGGGCCAGACACCACAGCGGTGGAGGACGCCTGGGTGTCGCGCAGCCTGGACCGCTTCTCGGCCCTCTCCACCCCAGCGGAACTCAAGGAAAGCCCAGCGCTGCGGGCGTGGCTGTTCGGGCTTCTGGCCACGCTGGCGCTTGGCATCCACGTGGTGCGCCTGCGCTACCTGGTCAAGCGCCCTGGCGTGCCTGAAGCAGCCCAGAACGAAATCGAAGCCCTGCTCCACAGCATGGCCAACCACCCCACAGAAACCATGGTGGCCGCGCGTTACGCAGCCGCAGCCCGCTTGGCGTTGATGCCGGCTGGCGCCTTGGCTGAGGTGCCGCCTACAGAGCTGACCCCGGCCCAGCGCCTGGCGCGGCTGGACAAGGCGGCCCTTTCAGGCTGCCTGCTGGTGGTGGAACGGCTGCTGCTGGAGAACCGCGCCTTCCTGGACCTTTCAGACAGCTTCGGCTGA
- a CDS encoding SulP family inorganic anion transporter, translating into MAENSALAPQGPAAAQSDQPSWLSLYIRQWTQKPTREVLAGMVSTFALIPEVIAFSYIAGVTPAMALFSTFAIAVTLSVFGGRPGMISGAAGSVALVAAPLVHGYGVDYLIPATLLAGLFQVGFGLLRLEVVMDYVSAEVVTGFANALAILIFSAQVPQITHAGPQGWGLMALGLAIIYGAPRLLPALFERIPSPLVCIVALYAAAEFMGWHVATIGDLGALPTGWPELHLPHVPLTWHSLGIILPASVAMAAVGLLESMLTAEIADERTQTSSNAGQECTGLGLANLASSLWGGIAGCGMIGQTVGNIRYGGVGRLSTFTSGAFLLALMVALHGWVARVPVAALVAIMVMVSASTFSWQSLRDLRTHPRLGSLVMVLTVVVVVATKNLALGVLCGVMLSGVFFAWAAARMVNITRSVQGDVTVCAIEGQIFFASARRLVHTLAEPLTTPNLVVDLRGAHFLDVSAVAAFEKAVENDRKRGVNVTIEGFDDARHGLLSQLRPALLEG; encoded by the coding sequence ATGGCAGAGAACAGCGCACTCGCCCCCCAAGGCCCAGCAGCGGCCCAATCAGACCAGCCAAGCTGGCTTTCACTCTACATCAGGCAATGGACGCAGAAGCCAACGCGGGAGGTGCTGGCGGGGATGGTCAGCACCTTCGCGCTTATCCCTGAGGTCATCGCCTTCTCCTACATCGCTGGCGTTACGCCGGCCATGGCGCTGTTCTCCACCTTCGCCATCGCTGTCACACTTTCCGTGTTCGGCGGCAGGCCTGGGATGATCTCAGGCGCAGCTGGGTCTGTGGCGTTGGTGGCGGCGCCCTTGGTGCATGGCTATGGTGTGGATTACCTCATCCCCGCCACGCTGCTGGCGGGGCTGTTCCAGGTGGGCTTCGGACTGCTGCGGCTGGAGGTGGTGATGGACTACGTCTCCGCTGAGGTCGTCACGGGGTTCGCCAACGCGCTGGCCATCCTGATCTTCTCGGCCCAAGTGCCGCAAATCACCCACGCGGGCCCGCAGGGCTGGGGGCTTATGGCGCTTGGCCTTGCCATCATCTATGGCGCGCCGCGCCTGCTGCCCGCCCTGTTTGAGCGCATCCCCTCCCCCCTTGTGTGCATTGTGGCGCTTTACGCGGCCGCGGAGTTCATGGGGTGGCACGTTGCCACCATTGGTGACCTGGGCGCCCTGCCCACGGGTTGGCCTGAATTGCACCTGCCCCATGTGCCGCTGACCTGGCACAGCCTTGGCATTATCCTGCCAGCCAGCGTGGCCATGGCCGCCGTTGGGCTACTTGAATCCATGCTGACGGCTGAAATCGCTGACGAGCGCACCCAGACATCCAGCAATGCTGGGCAGGAGTGCACGGGCCTGGGCCTGGCCAACCTGGCCTCCAGCTTATGGGGGGGCATTGCTGGCTGCGGCATGATTGGGCAGACGGTGGGCAACATCCGCTATGGCGGCGTTGGGCGGCTTTCCACCTTTACCTCAGGCGCGTTCCTGCTGGCCTTGATGGTGGCGCTGCACGGCTGGGTGGCGCGCGTTCCCGTGGCGGCCCTGGTGGCCATCATGGTGATGGTGTCAGCCAGCACCTTCTCCTGGCAGAGCCTGCGGGACCTGCGCACCCACCCGCGCTTGGGCAGTTTGGTAATGGTGCTGACGGTGGTCGTCGTGGTGGCCACCAAGAACCTGGCACTGGGCGTTCTGTGCGGCGTTATGCTTTCTGGCGTGTTCTTCGCTTGGGCAGCGGCGCGGATGGTGAACATCACCCGCAGCGTTCAAGGGGACGTGACGGTGTGCGCCATTGAAGGGCAGATCTTCTTCGCTAGTGCCCGCCGCCTTGTCCACACTTTGGCTGAGCCCCTCACCACGCCCAACCTGGTGGTTGATTTGCGCGGCGCGCACTTCCTGGATGTCAGCGCTGTGGCCGCTTTTGAGAAAGCGGTGGAGAACGACCGCAAGCGCGGCGTCAACGTCACCATCGAAGGCTTTGACGATGCCCGCCACGGCTTGCTGAGCCAACTGCGCCCCGCTTTGCTGGAGGGGTGA
- a CDS encoding FRG domain-containing protein, with product MTDDSQVIKTVNEYLEKINGFKYGFTEDFKKSTNRKFPNLKFNPNELMFFYRGQASTKWDITPNVMRDVIEPGNEANIYNDAVATAPDEFPASNTTISNLIKMQHFGIPTRLLDISQSPLVALYFACQKNEHAYGKETDGFVYVFITLRRYFYSEDDYRVSLKSNLARIRYNNPDISKSIESSFDKKVIEALQKLNKYAQFKPHLIKLLSMEDIHEKSEYNNSYREDFDKLSIEYEKEYERIKNEHDSYISSSQKEIEELQKNTFNPEKIKNLIDRSNKITDFINNVRRIDYKMMMAIFWELRSFASREFPWLAHMDAMDIRDEILSVSFVQPRMDNKRLQAQKGAFLLSGLNFQLKEKDIALFPEHKPINLSQYIGHLSTNEQEMLIDKKESPEDFIYATKIMIDHDSKKDILIELKENFDISEATLFPDLDHLGEELKKRYAANPEPSQES from the coding sequence ATGACCGATGATAGCCAAGTAATAAAAACCGTTAATGAATATTTAGAAAAAATTAATGGTTTTAAGTATGGATTCACTGAAGATTTCAAAAAAAGCACTAATAGGAAATTCCCAAATTTAAAATTTAATCCGAATGAACTCATGTTTTTCTATAGAGGACAAGCATCCACCAAGTGGGATATTACACCCAATGTTATGCGGGATGTTATAGAGCCTGGTAATGAAGCCAATATCTATAATGATGCTGTGGCAACAGCACCTGATGAGTTCCCGGCAAGCAACACGACCATCAGCAACCTGATCAAAATGCAGCATTTCGGCATTCCAACACGTTTGCTCGACATCTCCCAAAGCCCCTTGGTTGCCCTTTATTTTGCTTGCCAGAAAAATGAACATGCTTATGGTAAGGAAACGGATGGATTTGTTTATGTTTTTATTACATTAAGACGTTACTTTTATAGTGAAGATGATTATCGAGTCTCTTTAAAATCTAATTTAGCTCGCATTAGATATAATAATCCAGACATTTCAAAGAGTATTGAATCATCTTTTGATAAAAAAGTAATAGAAGCTCTTCAAAAACTAAATAAATATGCTCAATTCAAGCCGCATTTAATTAAATTACTCAGCATGGAGGATATTCATGAAAAATCAGAGTATAATAATTCATATAGAGAAGATTTTGATAAGTTATCGATAGAGTATGAAAAAGAATATGAACGCATAAAAAATGAACATGATTCATATATTTCTAGTTCACAAAAAGAAATAGAAGAATTACAAAAAAATACCTTTAATCCTGAGAAAATTAAAAATCTAATAGACAGATCTAATAAAATCACAGATTTTATAAACAATGTTCGGCGGATAGATTATAAAATGATGATGGCTATTTTCTGGGAACTACGGAGTTTTGCTTCCAGAGAATTTCCTTGGTTAGCTCATATGGATGCTATGGACATTCGGGATGAAATATTAAGCGTATCTTTTGTTCAACCTCGTATGGATAACAAACGTTTACAGGCCCAAAAGGGTGCTTTTTTGCTTAGCGGCTTAAATTTTCAGTTAAAAGAAAAAGATATAGCTCTATTTCCTGAACACAAACCAATAAATCTCTCTCAATATATTGGACATTTATCAACAAATGAACAAGAAATGTTAATTGACAAAAAAGAAAGTCCAGAAGATTTTATCTATGCCACAAAAATCATGATTGACCATGACTCTAAAAAGGATATTCTTATTGAACTTAAAGAAAACTTTGACATCTCAGAAGCTACATTATTTCCAGATTTGGATCATTTGGGTGAAGAGCTGAAAAAACGCTATGCCGCAAACCCTGAACCATCCCAAGAAAGCTAA
- a CDS encoding phage virion morphogenesis protein, which translates to MAQITLSGDTKHIKQALQRLADIGRKPQPFLAALRTEVVDNTRQRLNEGRPAVGASYVAFNKLYAQSRKPLPPLIQGGGLQRSLTSQARGGTLIWGSNLVYAAAQQFGALIKPRTKPALTFRRCSRWGAAV; encoded by the coding sequence ATGGCCCAAATCACGCTTTCAGGCGATACCAAACACATCAAGCAGGCCCTGCAACGGTTGGCGGACATTGGGCGCAAACCACAGCCCTTCCTGGCTGCCTTGAGAACTGAGGTTGTGGACAACACACGCCAGCGCTTGAATGAAGGGCGGCCTGCGGTTGGTGCTTCCTACGTTGCCTTCAACAAGCTTTACGCCCAAAGCCGCAAACCGTTGCCGCCACTCATCCAGGGTGGTGGGCTGCAGCGCAGCCTGACAAGCCAGGCGCGTGGCGGCACACTTATATGGGGCAGCAACCTGGTCTACGCGGCGGCGCAGCAATTCGGCGCGCTCATCAAGCCACGCACCAAGCCAGCGCTGACGTTCAGGAGATGTTCAAGATGGGGGGCAGCTGTGTGA
- a CDS encoding phage tail sheath C-terminal domain-containing protein, translated as MATQDFLHGVETLSTAVSQPLVSVDLSTIGLIGTAPGADPAAFPLNTPVLVSGSDAVLVGKLVSQLPAAQGGTPNLNPSQAGTLPMAVSTILDECSPVMVVVRVEEGSSESATIANIMGGVDAQGNYTGVHAFQAAEAITGRRPRLLCAPGWSHQSVAEALVSIQVAEGGSGYTPGLYHLTITDSAGTGAQASATVDSTGKVASVTLLSNGAGYKAPSFALPAAAGQGTGASFSASIATIDNGVVAELKTIAEKLRAVIFADSADQGQAAAIAAAAMGGGRVMLIDPWIVRDDGTGTSVTFPASGKFAAKQAYLDQAVGFWRSVSNQPLNGVTALSRPIGFVVSDQSCAANLLNAAYVSTIIRQAGRGYTTWGNRALDGSFLCVTRTVDEVNETLLQSVLQFVDMNIVKNFVTEVVEAVNAYLRQLKSKGAITGGKCWADTALNTPEAVMNGQVFFDFDIGPAYPAERITFRSAINNDYVTTIFNNGSAA; from the coding sequence ATGGCCACACAAGATTTTCTGCACGGTGTTGAGACCCTCAGCACTGCTGTGTCCCAGCCCCTGGTCAGCGTGGATCTGTCCACCATTGGCCTGATTGGCACCGCCCCTGGCGCAGACCCCGCCGCCTTCCCCCTCAACACGCCTGTGCTGGTCAGCGGTTCTGACGCGGTGCTGGTGGGCAAGCTGGTTTCGCAACTGCCCGCCGCCCAGGGTGGGACGCCCAATCTCAATCCCAGCCAGGCTGGCACGCTGCCTATGGCTGTAAGCACCATCCTGGATGAATGCTCCCCCGTTATGGTGGTGGTGCGCGTTGAGGAAGGGTCCTCTGAAAGTGCCACCATCGCCAACATCATGGGCGGGGTGGACGCGCAGGGCAACTACACAGGCGTGCACGCCTTCCAGGCCGCTGAAGCCATTACAGGCCGCAGGCCACGCCTGCTATGCGCGCCAGGCTGGTCCCACCAAAGCGTGGCAGAAGCGCTGGTCTCTATCCAGGTGGCTGAGGGGGGCAGTGGCTACACGCCTGGCCTTTACCACCTGACCATCACCGACAGCGCCGGCACAGGCGCCCAAGCCAGCGCCACGGTGGACAGCACCGGCAAAGTTGCCAGCGTTACGCTGCTTTCAAACGGCGCAGGCTACAAAGCGCCAAGCTTCGCGCTGCCAGCGGCGGCTGGGCAGGGCACGGGCGCCAGCTTCAGCGCCAGCATCGCCACCATTGACAACGGCGTCGTGGCGGAGCTGAAAACCATTGCCGAGAAACTGCGCGCCGTGATCTTCGCTGACAGCGCCGACCAAGGCCAGGCTGCCGCCATCGCAGCAGCAGCCATGGGCGGCGGGCGTGTGATGCTGATTGACCCGTGGATTGTGCGTGATGATGGCACAGGCACCAGCGTCACCTTCCCGGCCTCAGGCAAGTTCGCTGCCAAGCAAGCCTACCTTGACCAGGCTGTGGGGTTCTGGCGCTCCGTCTCCAACCAGCCGCTGAACGGGGTCACGGCACTCTCCCGCCCCATCGGGTTTGTGGTGAGTGACCAGAGCTGTGCTGCCAACCTGCTGAACGCCGCTTATGTCAGCACCATCATCCGCCAGGCCGGGCGCGGCTACACCACATGGGGCAATCGCGCGCTTGACGGCAGCTTCCTGTGCGTCACCCGCACGGTGGATGAAGTCAACGAAACGCTGCTGCAAAGCGTGCTTCAGTTCGTGGACATGAACATCGTCAAGAACTTCGTCACTGAAGTGGTGGAGGCCGTCAACGCCTATTTGCGCCAGCTCAAGAGCAAGGGCGCTATCACAGGGGGTAAATGCTGGGCCGACACCGCCCTGAACACGCCAGAGGCCGTGATGAATGGCCAGGTGTTCTTCGATTTCGACATCGGCCCCGCCTACCCCGCTGAGCGCATCACGTTCCGCAGTGCCATCAACAACGATTACGTCACCACCATCTTCAACAACGGGAGTGCAGCATGA
- a CDS encoding phage major tail tube protein codes for MMSGPRRVFKNLNLFFKGSSFAGSVLDFTPPKLELETIEHRGGGMETAVDLTMGLKRLDTAFSVVDYSPLLIGSISPLEGAANTFIMRGVAEDWDGTVTPLEITMSGKTKAVDRGTLRAGEKAQLKITMNLTYYSEKVGGELVHEIDVMNMSWINSQGVDMLQGTRSALGL; via the coding sequence ATGATGTCCGGGCCCCGGCGCGTCTTCAAGAACCTCAACCTGTTTTTCAAGGGCTCCAGCTTTGCAGGCTCCGTGCTGGACTTCACCCCACCCAAGCTGGAGCTGGAGACCATCGAACACCGCGGCGGCGGCATGGAGACGGCCGTTGACCTCACCATGGGGTTGAAGCGCCTCGACACCGCTTTTTCGGTGGTGGATTACAGCCCCCTCCTGATTGGCTCCATCTCCCCGCTGGAGGGGGCGGCCAACACCTTCATCATGCGTGGTGTGGCGGAGGATTGGGACGGCACGGTGACACCACTTGAAATCACCATGAGCGGCAAAACCAAGGCCGTTGACCGTGGCACGCTGCGCGCTGGGGAGAAGGCGCAGCTCAAAATCACCATGAACCTCACCTACTACAGCGAGAAAGTCGGTGGTGAGCTGGTGCATGAGATTGACGTGATGAACATGTCCTGGATCAACAGCCAGGGCGTTGACATGCTGCAGGGCACGCGCTCAGCGCTTGGCCTCTGA
- a CDS encoding phage tail assembly protein: MSLDHPPHDHTPGNAMPPWLEVNPDHSITVRLSRPYILPDTTERSTVTLREPTVADQKAFMPSGPGANARQTAEAEARFLAALADGITPSFMDGLALRDYQRLQVAFGFFLD; this comes from the coding sequence ATGAGCCTTGACCACCCCCCCCACGACCACACTCCAGGCAACGCTATGCCGCCTTGGCTGGAGGTCAACCCCGACCACTCCATCACGGTGCGCCTGTCGCGCCCCTACATTTTGCCAGACACTACTGAACGCAGCACCGTGACCTTGCGCGAGCCAACCGTGGCAGACCAGAAGGCCTTCATGCCAAGCGGCCCAGGCGCCAACGCCCGCCAAACAGCAGAGGCAGAGGCGCGCTTCCTAGCCGCCCTGGCTGACGGCATCACGCCAAGCTTCATGGATGGGCTGGCGCTACGCGATTACCAGCGCCTGCAGGTGGCATTCGGTTTTTTTCTCGATTGA